In a genomic window of Ptiloglossa arizonensis isolate GNS036 chromosome 12, iyPtiAriz1_principal, whole genome shotgun sequence:
- the LOC143153070 gene encoding uncharacterized protein LOC143153070: protein MGDTVSTLTEEYRSTWDDPDTKKWKEDARSVQQNFYTSFEGKQWDVYSPEDYDLLCVKICIAVYGIPTKENNNMPDLEKIYDKSQRAYADTIKDKILHVYDRYSKLSQLHTGIVFVSCLVSKTAYTVPIFRVRINKSEESYFVDLQTRVYKSWKDWEENNVLPMMKYCYPRYGFYTCSGNNSYEFDIDCDVDLTFGTSPSCNVTARTGKVLDVGAGGIGLVTGVIGIAAMFTPVAPVVLLCAGAAGTTSAIYGAGRSIHRLVDKGTHEQSLLDLESILCGLSIAALPLHAWMASVNSTFVAGARAGRNFTSLQLAGGTALKFTTIALDSSMLVIGFVNLYNKKQEDNLEALDVLQFSLSVFFFSNTLIQPKTANGIIHKAQTDYFKEYRANMTNSEAQKSFDKFVGDFSVKKGARIARTINRINSPNEFFEKVSTAKSVKVKGGRNVTINKKLTVNPNRFNQLTKENAETLLSNVENHKNARQVNQQFKRFMKEERLALNVRRNDTIQKIADVFGTDTKNLKDFKINDKELFADLTGADIDRLQTVFENTAGNYNKDVIFAAIALADEFKCNNINDLNSCIELIAMEKKHKTRSEYRQFLTDIRNDPHVMEQFKNSVTDDCNTAKGILTNTELKFNSPLTAVYHYRKHGHEFGIGTTMDVYFDQIPKNLFREEHLFRNVYDQNGMFQIKTYANQSNHQFGVLRVAEDGSTSIATVFTNEKFFENWSTKSANAQEYLQYSTARYNKDPTPITSYFDTFAQNMLNETGTVINQILVHKHSNVQRLDNFRGNDDDMENLKELGDILADLPKYIRSN from the exons ATGGGAGACACAGTTAGTACCTTGACAGAGGAGTATCGATCCACGTGGGACGATCCGGATACGAAGAAATGGAAAGAGGATGCACGCTCTGTCCAGCAGAATTTTTATACGTCTTTCGAAGGTAAACAGTGGGACGTCTACAGCCCAGAAGACTACGATTTATTATGCGTGAAAATTTGTATCGCTGTATACGGAATACCAACGAAGGAAAATAACAATATGCCGGACCTCGAGAAGATTTACGACAAGAGTCAACGGGCATACGCCGATACGATCAAAGACAAGATACTCCACGTTTACGatcgttattcgaaattatCCCAATTGCACACCGGTATCGTTTTCGTATCTTGCCTGGTCTCGAAAACGGCGTATACcgttccgatatttcgcgtacgtatAAACAAATCCGAGGAATCCTATTTCGTCGATTTGCAAACCCGCGTGTACAAGTCATGGAAGGACTGGGAAGAGAACAATGTGTTACCAATGATGAAGTATTGTTATCCGAGATACGGATTTTATACGTGTTCCGGTAACAATTCCTACGAATTCGACATCGATTGTGACGTAGACTTGACATTCGGTACATCGCCTAGTTGCAATGTGACGGCCCGTACGGGAAAGGTGCTCGACGTTGGCGCCGGAGGGATCGGCTTGGTCACCGGAGTAATCGGAATAGCAGCCATGTTCACACCCGTGGCACCAGTCGTGCTTTTGTGCGCAGGCGCAGCTGGAACCACGAGCGCGATATACGGAGCTGGCAGAAGCATACACCGTTTGGTCGACAAAGGTACTCACGAGCAGAGTTTGCTCGATCTGGAATCCATATTATGCGGATTGAGTATCGCAGCGTTACCTTTACACGCATGGATGGCCTCGGTGAACAGCACATTCGTAGCCGGTGCACGAGCTGGACGCAATTTCACGTCGTTGCAACTCGCCGGTGGGACTGCCTTAAAGTTCACGACGATCGCTTTAGATTCGTCCATGCTGGTAATAGGATTCGTAAACTTGTACAATAAGAAACAGGAGGACAACTTGGAAGCGTTGGACGTTTTGCAATTTTCTTTGTCCGTGTTTTTCTTCTCGAACACGCTCATCCAGCCGAAAACAGCGAACGGTATTATTCATAAGGCTCAAACCGACTATTTTAAAGAGTACAGGGCAAACATGACCAACAGCGAGGCGCAAAAATCTTTCGATAAATTCGTCGGGGATTTCTCCGTGAAAAAAGGCGCGAGAATCGCCCGAACGATtaatagaattaacagtccgaaCGAGTTCTTCGAGAAAGTCAGCACCGCCAAGTCCGTGAAAGTTAAAGGTGGAAGAAACGTTACCATTAACAAAAAACTGACCGTAAATCCTAATCG GTTCAACCAACTGACCAAGGAGAACGCGGAGACGTTACTGAGTAACGTGGAAAATCATAAAAACGCGAGACAGGTCAACCAACAATTCAAACGATTTATGAAAGAGGAACGTTTGGCTTTGAACGTGAGACGCAACGATACTATACAGAAGATTGCAGATGTATTCGGAACCGATACGAAAAACTTGAAGGATTTTAAAATAAACGACAAAGAGTTGTTCGCCGATTTGACTGGCGCCGATATAGATCGGTTGCAAACAGTGTTCGAAAATACCGCGGGGAATTACAACAAGGATGTAATTTTCGCCGCGATCGCCTTAGCGGATGAATTCAAGTGCAACAACATCAACGATTTGAATTCTTGCATCGAATTGATCGCCATGGAGAAAAAAC acAAAACTAGATCGGAGTATCGTCAATTTTTAacggatataagaaacgatcCCCATGTCATGGAACAATTCAAGAACAGTGTCACGGATGATTGTAACACAGCCAAGGGTATCTTGACGAACACCGAATTAAAGTTCAATAGTCCATTAACCGCTGTTTATCACTATAGAAAACACGGACACGAGTTCGGAATTGGAACTACAATGGACGTGTACTTCGATCAGATTCCGAAGAATCTGTTTCGCGAGGAACATCTCTTTAGAAATGTGTACGATCAAAATGGAATGTTCCAGATCAAAACTTACGCGAACCAGAGTAATCATCAGTTCGGCGTGTTGAGAGTAGCCGAAGATGGATCGACCTCGATCGCGACGGTGTTcacgaacgaaaaattcttcgagaatTGGTCGACAAAATCGGCAAACGCTcaagaatatttacaatattctaCCGCTCGTTACAACAAAGATCCAACTCCGATAACTTCGTATTTTGATACTTTTGCGCAAAACATGTTAAACGAGACAGGTACGGTGATTAATCAGATACTCGTACACAAACATTCGAATGTACAACGATTGGACAACTTTCGCGGCAACGACGACGATATGGAGAACTTGAAGGAATTGGGTGATATACTTGCTGATCTGCCGAAATATATAAGGTCCAATTGA
- the LOC143153072 gene encoding uncharacterized protein C1orf50 homolog: MDKSEVELTKVALVERNIVPQGIALNNPKATASTSQQNLIALATEIQKADSFIQAIACNKMQIIVEQIKFLQDKAKMILLEADWNIKLHHVACNFVKQPGHVYHLYERETGQLYFSMLSPEEWGRTGPPQTHKGAYRLEEDRSWTLLQKNDEKIKDTAMIAELIFPSTVPLIASTFKSIDLNVNKSN, encoded by the exons ATGGACAAGTCTGAAGTAGAACTCACTAAAG TGGCTTTAGTGGAGCGCAATATTGTACCACAAGGTATTGCATTAAATAATCCAAAAGCTACAGCTAGTACGTCGCAACAAAATCTGATTGCACTAGCTACAGAAATACAAAAAGCTGACAGCTTTATTCAGGCGATTGCATGTAACAAGATGCAAATAATTGTAGAGCAAATAAAGTTTTTACAGGATAAAGCTAAAATGATTCTCCTAGAGGCAGATTGGAACATAAAATTGCATCATGTTGCTTGCAATTTTGTGAAACAACCTGGACACGTGTATCATCTTTATGAACGAGAAACTGGCCAGCTTTATTTTTCTATGCTTAGTCCAGAA GAGTGGGGCAGGACAGGACCTCCTCAAACTCATAAAGGTGCATATAGATTAGAAGAAGATCGTTCGTGGACATTGTTGcagaaaaatgatgaaaaaattAAGGACACAGCTATGATAGCTGAACTTATTTTTCCATCCACTGTTCCATTGATCGCTTCGACTTTCAAAAGTATcgatttaaatgtaaataaatcgaattaA
- the LOC143153071 gene encoding dnaJ homolog subfamily C member 11, producing the protein MDDDNDQDNPIEDDYYTFLNIPKNAAPEEINNAYRRQSRLYHPDKHTDPLLKKEAEILFNRTKKAYEVLSDPHQRAIYDSVGVRGLETEGWEIVQRTKTPQEIREEYEHLAREKEERRLQQYTNPRGSITVNVNATDLFNRYDEDYEDSPSLLSCIEVSGMSITQSIETPLTLKDTITLYGELGTQNGTGTGSINVSARRLVSSKGWVELDVGAGNGPMVSIKGLRTLTNRIFCDGATILQFTEQGIRPGIVGTLAMQLDNHTVGYLTYRAGIRSAMNTMIVRDTSRSYTAFSIHLGILQSYVSLNYTYKMEEKQIKLRGSIKAGAFGVLLEYGVEQRVSRHSNLSAAVRVGLPTGVTLKIKLRRASQLYTFAIHLSDEVLPAPVFYATVVPVITWAFVKKFVIDPVVKKREEREKEKQKEMNKTRMAEKQKEAKIAIELMKATVSRIRAEEESKKGLIITKALYGRFVYPQEERSSSEEHLHRDEVIDVTIPLQCLVKNSRLVLHDASKSQLPGFYDPCVGEEKQLLVQYLFHTQTHECIVKDNAPVRIPLPSHLVNTT; encoded by the exons atggACGATGATAACGATCAGGATAATCCAATCGAGGATGACTACTACACGTTCCTGAATATCCCTAAAAAT GCAGCTCCAGAGGAAATTAACAATGCATATCGCAGACAAAGCAGACTTTATCATCCTGATAAGCACACAGATCCTTTACTTAAAAAAGAAGCAGAAATTCTATTCAACCGTACGAAAAAAGCTTATGAAG TTTTAAGCGATCCACATCAGAGAGCTATCTATGATTCTGTGGGAGTGCGAGGATTGGAAACTGAAGGTTGGGAAATTGTACAACGTACCAAAACACCTCAGGAAATTAGAGAAGAGTATGAACATCTTGCGCGAGAAAAGGAGGAAAGGAGACTACAACAATACACAAATCCTAGAGGCAGTATCACGGTGAATGTGAATGCTACAGATCTTTTTAACAGATATGATGAAGACTATGAAGATAG cCCAAGTCTCCTTTCATGCATCGAAGTCAGTGGAATGTCTATCACACAGTCCATTGAAACACCCCTTACTTTAAAAGATACAATAACCTTGTACGGTGAATTAGGTACCCAAAATGGTACTGGTACTGGTTCTATAAATGTCTCTGCAAGACGATTAGTTTCGTCAAAAGGTTGGGTAGAACTTGACGTGGGTGCTGGCAATGGACCAATGGTATCTAtaaaaggtttgcgtactttaaCAAATAGAATATTTTGCGACGGTGCAACGATATTGCAATTTACTGAACAAGGAATAAGACCTGGTATCGTAGGAA CCCTTGCAATGCAATTAGACAATCATACAGTAGGTTATCTTACGTATAGAGCAGGAATACGAAGTGCCATGAATACAATGATTGTAAGAGATACATCTAGATCTTACACAGCATTTTCGATACATTTAGGTATTTTACAATCATATGTCAGTCTTAATTATACCtataaaatggaagaaaaacagATAAAGCTACGTGGAAGTATAAA AGCTGGTGCATTCGGAGTATTATTGGAATACGGAGTGGAACAAAGAGTATCGCGACATAGTAACCTTTCCGCGGCAGTGCGCGTTGGATTACCAACGGGAGTCActctgaaaattaaattacgtCGTGCTTCTCAATTGTACACGTTTGCAATTCACTTGAGCGACGAGGTTCTTCCAGCACCTGTGTTTTATGCCACCGTAGTACCTGTAATCACTTGGGCTTTCGTCAAGAAGTTTGTGATTGATCCCGTAgtaaagaaacgagaagaacgcgaaaaagagaaacagaaGGAGATGAATAAAACGAGGATGGCAGAAAAGCAAAAAGaagcaaaaattgctattgaatTAATGAAAGCCACCGTTAGTAGAATAAGAGCCGAGGAGGAGTCGAAAAAAGGTTTAATTATCACTAAAGCTTTATATGGACGATTTGTGTATCCTCAAGAGGAACGATCTTCTTCGGAAGAACATTTGCACAGAGACGAAGTAATAGATGTAACTATACCTTTGCAATGTTTAGTAAAGAATTCGAGGTTGGTTCTGCATGATGCATCCAAG AGTCAGTTACCTGGATTTTATGATCCGTGTGTGGGAGAGGAAAAACAATTATTAGTACAATATCTGTTTCATACTCAAACACACGAATGTATCGTAAAGGATAACGCACCTGTTAGAATACCGTTACCAT CACACTTAGTAAACACAACATGA